The window GGTGGGACGAGAATAGGGCATCAGGCAAGGTCCCAGACATTGGCGAAGCGCAGCGTAAGCGAGGTGTTGCCGCGGCGGATAACGATCTGCACGCCGAGCATCCCCGGCTTGGTGTATTCGGTCGTGACATCGACGGAGGATGCGACCCCATCCTCGATCAGCCAGGCCAGCACGGTCTGGATGTCGTCCCTGACTTGCGTGAGCAGGGTTGCGCTCCGCTTTGCGCGCTGGCGGAGCCACAGCTTCGATCCGATCGATCCGCCCCACCATCCGCGCCGGTCGCCCGTCTGATCCGGCAGGGTGTCGTCGTCGCTGGCAACAGCGTCCGAGAACAGGCTGATGAGTACGGCGGTCGTGATCTCATCCGAGCGCTGAAGCGTCGGTGTCGGGATCGCATTGATCAGGCCACCAGCCTCGTCGACGACAGCCTCGCCGTGTTGGTCAGTCCAGATCATCGGCCATTCGGGATCGAATACCCAGTCGCCGGTGCCAGCCGCTGTGTCCCAGCTGGTGATGATGTCGGTCATACGGTGTGATCCGTCTTGCCGCTGGTGTCGGTGCCCTTGCTGACTTCGATGTGGCCGTGCGCGTTATAAGCGTCGCGCAGGGCGCCGAGCTCGACTGCCGCGCCATTGGTGTCGCCGGTCAGCGTACCCGCCACAGCTACATTCCCGGTGAACTCGACCTCAGGACAGTCGAAGGTAATCTTGCTGGCATTCTGGATGACAATTTCCAGACCCGCCGCGTCCAGCACTGGACCAGCGGCGGTCAGCTTGAAGATCGCACCGCGCTCGTCGAACAGCGCGGTGTCGCCAGCTTGCAGGTCTTTTGGCCGCGAGGCCCGATGGCTGGTGGCAATCACGATCGAATTGGACCGGTCGCCGCCGCGTCGGAGCACCACGACTTCGGAGCCCAGCGGCGGCACAGAGTGAAAGCCGAATTCCGTCACGCGCTTCACATTGTCCGTCACGCGGCTGAAGAAGCCTGAGCCTGCCGCGCCTTCGGTAACCTGCATCGTCTGCACGTCACCGCTGTCGTCGTGGACCGTCATCTTGCCGATCCCCAGCAGGTTCTGGAGGATGCGAGCCATCATCAGATCAGCTCCGCCGCATTGACCGGCTGAAGCACGATCGGCTCCGGCGTGAACGCTTCCTTGCGCATGCAGACCAGCTCGGCCGTGGTCCCGGCTTCGTTGGTGCGCCGAAAGGTCACTTCGGAGATTACCAGGCTTTCCTCGGCATCCATGTCGGGCAACGAGACCGGCACCTGCGTATTGGGGGCCCAGAGCGTGCCTGCGCTATCGCGCCAGCTGTCGATCACGGCGCGCGCGATATACGAGCGCCCCGCGCGCCGCGCGTTCTCCCACTTCGCCTTTTGCTGGACGAAGGCCTGTGCATCGGTGGCGACAGCTTCGGCCACGAGATAGATCAGCCGGTGCCGGGTGACGTTGGGGTCCTTCTCCTCGTGGAAGAAGTCCTGCCCTTCCAGATCGCCCAGCGAGTCCGTGGTTTGCATCGTGCAAACGTAGTTGGAGTACCGCTGGTCCATCGACTTCTCGAGCGACCATGCCTGGACGTTCTCGCCGTACTTCATCCCGCTGGCCGCAGTCGTGGTGCCAACAGCGGCGAGGCCGAGGTGACCTTCGCCGGTTTCATAGGCGAGGAGTCCGGCGTTGCGCGCGAGTCGCTGGATGATGTCGGCGCCCGTTTCGCCATAATTGATCGGCCACTGCGGCACGTCATCGCCCGGCGAGGCGCCGTTCAACATTTCAACGGTGATACCGTAAGCCGATGCGAGCTTGGTCGCGATCGTCAGCGCGTTGCCGCCGATCAGCTGGTGCGATGGCCACTCGGCACTGCAGTCGACCAGATCTTGCGTATAGCCGCGCCCCTGAACGGCAATGGTGTGGGTGTCGGCATCGCCGCCTGGAATGACCCGGTCGACATAGCCGGTGATGACCCGGTCGCTGCCCAGCTTCACGATGCATTCGTCGCCGGGGTTGATGGGGATCGATACCGAGGGCGGCTTGCTGGCCTTGACCTCGAAGCCGTTCGGGAAGGCTTCGGCTCGTAGGGTGACCTCGATTTCCTCCCAGCCGGTGTAGTCGATGCCCTCGATCTTGAGGGTCAGCTGGTTCGGGTCGATGTCCTTGGGGTTGACGACGATCTCGCCTGTGTCGGTCATGCAGCGAGCGCCTGGAAGCTGGAGGGCATGAACAGCGGGTGCGGCGGATCGGCCTGCGTTACCAGCTCATCCGCGCGGGCCGGATCGGCATAGATCCGCTGGGCGAGGACGAGGGAGGGCAGGGGGCATTGAAAGTGAAGGTCTTGAGGCTCGCCAGCGTCGCGCCGCGCGTGCGCAGATCGGTTACCACGGCGCCGCGACACTGGCGCAGGGCAGCAAATGAACTGTCCGCGCCCGCATCGGCGGCCGTCGTCATAAGGTTGTCCAGGACCGTCGCGATCTCCGAGATGCGGGCCGCCGCATCGTCGGCGCTCTGAGGCTGATATGTCGCGCAGACGCTCGTGAGCGCGCGGGCGAGGATGTTGGCAAGCATCTGGGCAATCGCGCTGGCGAGATCATCGGAGGGGAGCGCAAGCACATCGGCAATGAGCGCCAGCAGCAGGCGGATAGCATCGGCCGGATCGGCGAAGGCCGCGACCAGCGCATCGACCATCGTGGCGAGGGCGTCGGCGAAATCATCGGCAGCAGAGAGGTCGGCAGCCTTGAGTGTGGCAAGGGCACTCGCTGCGGCAGTATTCACGGCCTCGCGCTTCTCCGATGCCATGGGTACCAGGTCGGCGACCGTCGTGCCGGCGGCGTAGGGTGACGCGTTGCTTCCCGTGATGCCTGCGTTGGCGCCTGCGTTGTAGCGGCCGAAGTTGCCCAGCAGTTCTGCTGCGATCCGGAACATTGCGGTCGCATCGATGACCGTCGCCTGCACGGCGTCGAAGATCTCGCTCACCTCGTTGATCGCATCGTCGATCAGATCGCCCGCCGATGCCGCAGCGGCGATAGCCGACACGCCATCGGACTTGGCGGCATCGCTCAGCTCGCTGGCGGCTGTGGTCGAGAGCGATGAAGAGGCGCTTGCCGTCGGGAATGTCTGGGTGCCGCTCTCGGCGAAGATGATCTCGACTTCCGAGTAGCTGTTCGCCCCGAGGCCCTCGCCGATCGAATACTGATCGACCTTCACGGTCAGCGAGCCCAGCGTCGGGTGGATCAGCGTGCCTTCGCCAGCCTTCTCTACGGCGGTGATTAGCGCGGCGCGCTGGGCGTCGATCGTGCCGCCGGCCGTGAGAATGTCGCCATCGAGCACGAAGCCGCGCAGTCGGAACGAGCGGGCGGCGCGGCCCATGTCCTCGTTCCACGGCGTGTCGCGGCCAGGATACTGGTGCTTGGCCAGTCGTCGGCCTCCCTGGAGGTCCGATCCGGTCACGGCAAAGGGAACGCCCCGGAAGGACGCTGGCTGGATCATGGGGAAGCCTTTGGGCTGGACTCAGGGGTGAGGGGAAATACTGTGGCAGCAGGAAATCGAGGGGGATTTATGCGAAAAATTTCTGCCGCCCTGGCTGTTATAGCTGTTTTGTCTGGCTGCTCGTCAAAGGCGACGAGCGATTCCGCAACTTCCCCGCAAAGCGATCAGGTGGCTTCTGATCCGAAGATTATTGCGCAAAAGGCTTGCGCATCAGACGATACTCAAAACTCTTTTCTTTATCTTTTGTATGAAAGTGGAATTTCAGTTATAAATAATGATTCCACTGAAGATATTAACTTCACTGAAAATGAAGTAAAATCCACCATATCAAAATTGCAATCAGAAGGATTGATTTCCGTAAATTCAATCAGTCTGCAATCAAATGATGAGCAGACCGGAAATATAACGTGTGTATTTGAGGTGGGTTATCACCCCACCCCATTCGATGGCACATTTAGCCAAGCATTTATGGGGAATATGTTTGTAGGCGGCAGGTCGGTGTTGCCTGATGGGTTTCCGAGCCAAGTTGTCACTCCAACTTTTGTCCAGCTGATGCTGACGGACGATGTGAAGACAAATCGTCAGATGGTTAAGTTGGTCGGTGGCGAGGAGAAACCCGCGAGTGCTATTGCCTCGGTGGTGGCTGCGCGCTTGCTTAGCAGCAGGCGACACGATGGCTCCGATTCAGATAATGTGGTGCCTGAAGAGCCTACCGACCAATCGTCGTTTAATTGACCATCGCATGACTGACGGCGGCTTTGCTGCCGCTGCCGGTCGTCGTTTTCACCTTCGTCGCCTTACCGTTCTCGACGGTGACGTGAACTTGGACTTTTTGGGGATCTGTGGGCGTCTGGACGATAGATTCCGCGATATCCGCACGGCGGGCCGCCTGATAATCACCGTCATCTGTCATTTCATACATACGCGACACGATTTCGGCAGCTTCGGATGCCGTCTTGGCTTTCCGTAGCGCGTCACCTGCTTTCTTGTGTGTATGGTGGAGTTCCCAGTTCGCGAACTCTCTGTTCTCTTTCAACGTCACTGTCGGATCGTCGACTGATTTGCCGATGACCCGCCTAAAGTTGGCCTGCCTTGTTGCATCCCACTGGTATGCACCGGCATGACCAGCATTGTGCCTCGGGTGTGCGTTCGATGAGCTTTCCGCCCATTCGCTTGCCGCAATCCCTGCACCAGCCTCTTTCGACCACCCCATGCTCATGTAGGCCTGCATTGCTTCACTGAGCCTTTTTGCAGGTGCTGAGCCAAATGAGGGTGATGAACCGCTGCCCCAAATCCGCGCCCGGTCCGCCATAGCAGTTACATGGCCAAGGATGGGGTCCGTGTGCTTCCAGATCTTCTCCCCGAGTGTTTCTGAAGCTTTATCGAGGGAATCGCTGGCCTCGCCCAGCCGCTTCGATGCGCTCTTGAACTCGCCATGCACGGCATCGTTGAACGCCTGCATTGTCTTGTCGCGGACATCGCCCAGATTGCCGGAGGTCATATCTGAAACACGGCGCCCAGCTTCGTATTTGGCCGCGTCAATGCTCTGGTCGCTCAGCACTCGCTTACGGTCAGCAGCCCTGGCTTTCTTGCCGACGCTATCCTCGACGACGACGGCATTCTTGTCCGCATCTTTCATGTCGGCAGCGAGCTGCTTACCACCCTGCGAGAAGGCCGGAATCAGATCGTCAGAAATGCCGAGGTAGCGAGCGAGGGTACGGCGGCCACTGGAGTTCTGTCGGCGCATGGCGTTCGCGATCACGGGCAGCATGGCGGCTGTATCGACAGTCCCATCCTTGTTCAGCTTCATGCCCACGCCCACGCGGCGCAGCACGGCCAACGCCTGCGAGTTCCGACCGTATCGCGCATCGTTAAGGGTCTGGTTGAGGCTGCTCATGCCAGCAACGCCAGCACCCTTTTGTGCGCCGGCACGCTGGGCAGCGGCATCGAACTCGGTCATGGCCTTTGTGGAGACGCCAACGACTTCGGCTGTGCGCGACAACTGCGCGGTGCTCTTTGCCCAGCCGTCCCCGAATTTGAAGGCGGCGTAGGTTGCGGCGCCAAGAATGGCGATTGTGCCGCCGACGGCGCCAGCCACGCCCAAGGCAGTCGCCGCAAGCCCTTCACCCGCAAGCGAGGCGCCCGCAAAGCCTTCCCCCAGCGCCGAGGATGCTTCCGACAGCCCGGTCATGCGCCCGGCGAGACCGGACAGCAGGGATCGGCCGCCCAACACCCGCGAGGTGGCCTTCTCGACCTTGGCGATCGAGCCAAGCACGGTGCGCGTCGAATTGGAGACCCGGCGCTGGTTGTCGTTGTCGGCCTTGCGGTTGATCTCGCTGACGCGCTTGCGGGACTTCTCCGCCCGCTTTTCGACAGAGCTGAAGGCGCTGGCGGTGCGATCGTCGCCAACGATGCCTACGCCGAGCTTGGCGACCTCATCCACCATCGGACCACTCCAGCCACTGGTTCAGGATCGACCAAGGCCGGGTCGCGACCTCGTCGGGGAATTTGCCGAACATGCGCCCGATCAGCACCAGCCGGGCCTGCCAGTCAGGCGGCCTCAGTCCAAAAAACGACCGATGTACCTCGAGCCCTGCAGGAGATCGCGCACGCCGAGCTTGTGGGCCGCAGCGAGCGGGATGCCCGCAACGGTCGACACGGCAGTAATGTCGCACTCGGCGCCGGTGAGGCCATCCCAGCGCTTCCACTCGTCGGCGGTTGGTTCGCGGAGCATGATCTCGTCGATCTTCAGACCGTTGTGCTCCACCGGCTTGCGCAGCGTGATGGTGAGGGTCTCGGGGAGGTCTTCCGCCTCGGGGGCGGTGTTGGCGTCGTCGGACATGTCAGGCCTCCGTCACGTCGGCAGATTCGAACTGCACGGTGAAGGTCGCATCCTCGCTGCTGACTTCGACGGGGTCGCCCGAACGCCACGCATTGCGAGCGATGATGTTCTTGCCGTTGGCGAGCTCGAGCTGGATCGTGGCATCGACCGCGTCGCTCAGGTCAGAAATGCTGAGCGATCCGCTGTCGCGGCCCTTCCAGCTGATCATGCCCGAGGCGGGGGTCTCGGCGTAGCCGTGAACGCCGTCCTGACCGATCAGCGTCTCGCGCTTGGCAGTGGACAGGCGATAGGTGCCTTCGCCTGCGATCGCGTACGACGTGCCGTCGATCGTGATGTAGGCGAAGCCGGCGATGAGATTGGACATCGTGCGCTCCTCAGGTCAGGCGGAACTGGACCAGCATGGCGAAGACGCGCAGCTGGTCGATCAAGGTGCCCGGCCAGAGCACATCGACGCGGTTGGGATTGGTGGCGTTCTTCTCGACGATCAGGTTTTTCGCGAAGTCGTCGGCGTTCTGGACGAAGCCTGCCTCTTCCAGCTCGCGGTACGCCGCGATCTGGTCGGCACGAATGGTCTTGGGCGTCACCACCTTGCTGCCAGCGATGACGCGGGTGCCATCGGCAGCGAGCTTCACGCGGCCGAACTTCGTCTCGATGCGCGAGCGCATGAAGCGAAGAACGTACATCAGCGTGAACAGCGTCTCGACCTCGAGGTACGAGTTGTCGGCGTTGCCGTCGGCATTGGTGACATAGGTCGTGACGATGTTCTCGAGCACGATGTTGTTCGAGGTGTCAGCGGTCCATGTCGAGATGCCGCTGTAGAGCAGCGTGGCGTTGCGCACCGGGAAGCTGAAACGCGAGGCGATCGGGGGCGCCAGGATTCCTGCGCAAGTGAGGTACTGCAGGGGCAGCGCAGGATCGTCGCGCAGACTGACGGCTGCCTGACCAGCGATGCCCGCCGCCCAGACCCAGTGCGGCGACGGCGAATCCGCGAAGCCGATGATCGACAAGTGCTGGTCGTTCCGTGCAACGCCCAGCGCCGCCAGTGTACCGGCAGTGCCGCTCTTGGCCGCGAAGACATGGCCATAGAGCTGCTGCGTCGGCGACCAGCGCCCGGTCGTGTCCGCCAGCAGGGTCTTGAGAATGTCGAGCGTGGTGCTGTCGTTCAGACCGGTCGCAATGAAATCGTACGTCTTGTCGCCCAGTGCCGCGACCGCATCGGTGATGGTCGGGTCCGTTGCGCCGTTCGCCATGGCGACTATCGCGATCGCGAGCCCGGCCGGCACGCTCTCGCCACCGGCAGCGCCGAGGTAGGCAAGGCGAAGGTCGACCTCGTTGCCGACGGTGCCCTTGTTCCGCGCAGTCAGCGTCACGACACCGGCCGCCGCGACAGCCGTCACGGGCACGCTTGCGGCATTGATTGCCGTGGCGATGTTGGCGCCAGCGATCGTAGCCGTGTCGCCGATCGAGACGGTTACGGCGATGAGCGTGCCAGCGATATAGAGCGGGATCGAGCCGCTGGCCGTGGCCGTGCCGGTGACGGTGAGGGTGCCGGTCGCTGCGGTAGCGCCGTTGGCGTCGGCAATGGGCAGCACCCAGACTTCGCCGGAGGCATCGTTCGCGCGCCATGCGGTAATCATCTGGGCGAGGACCGAGCCCGCGCCCGCGCCATCGGCTGCATCGAGGACCGACGTCATCTGGATGGGCACGTTCGGGGTGAAGGTGCCTGCCTCCGACATCTGGCCGATGAGCAAGCCGCGCTGCGCGAGGGGGGTGGTGTTCGCGTAGCGCGGATCGATCTCGGCGTAGAACAGCGGGACGCGCAGGTTCGACGGGATGTTCGAGAAGGGGATCGTCATGGGGCGTTACTCCTTCGCCGCCGGCGCGGTGGCCGGTGCGTCGGTTGCGACCTTCACGTCGCCGTCGCGCACGAGGCGGTTCCAGGTCGGGTCGTGTGGATTGACGAGGATACCCGCCTCGTCGACGACGCGGCGGGAGAGCGGATCGACGACACGTCGGCCCGGCACGCTGACAACGCGCATGGCGGTCTCCTATTGTTGGGGAAGGTCGACCGTCAGAGCGACGGACGGGAAATTGGTGGCGTCAAGGTCGATGCCCTCGAGCTCTTCGGTTGCGACGGGCGCGAAATCCTCGGCGCCTTCATAGAACTCGAGATCGAGGTCGAGCACGACCATGGCCAGATGCCGCTCGCCTTCGGAATTGAAGACGATCTGCGCCCGGACGCCAGCGATCTGCTGGATGGTCGAGGTGAGAGGATAGGAGTTGATCACGGCGACTTCGACCTGGCGCTTCAGCGCCCAGGCCGCAGCTTCTGCGACACCGGCACCAGCATCATCCTCGCTCGCGAGGGCTGAGACCTCGAGGATCAGGCGGAA of the Novosphingobium sp. 9 genome contains:
- a CDS encoding phage GP46 family protein, translating into MTDIITSWDTAAGTGDWVFDPEWPMIWTDQHGEAVVDEAGGLINAIPTPTLQRSDEITTAVLISLFSDAVASDDDTLPDQTGDRRGWWGGSIGSKLWLRQRAKRSATLLTQVRDDIQTVLAWLIEDGVASSVDVTTEYTKPGMLGVQIVIRRGNTSLTLRFANVWDLA
- a CDS encoding phage baseplate assembly protein V encodes the protein MMARILQNLLGIGKMTVHDDSGDVQTMQVTEGAAGSGFFSRVTDNVKRVTEFGFHSVPPLGSEVVVLRRGGDRSNSIVIATSHRASRPKDLQAGDTALFDERGAIFKLTAAGPVLDAAGLEIVIQNASKITFDCPEVEFTGNVAVAGTLTGDTNGAAVELGALRDAYNAHGHIEVSKGTDTSGKTDHTV
- a CDS encoding phage baseplate assembly protein; protein product: MTDTGEIVVNPKDIDPNQLTLKIEGIDYTGWEEIEVTLRAEAFPNGFEVKASKPPSVSIPINPGDECIVKLGSDRVITGYVDRVIPGGDADTHTIAVQGRGYTQDLVDCSAEWPSHQLIGGNALTIATKLASAYGITVEMLNGASPGDDVPQWPINYGETGADIIQRLARNAGLLAYETGEGHLGLAAVGTTTAASGMKYGENVQAWSLEKSMDQRYSNYVCTMQTTDSLGDLEGQDFFHEEKDPNVTRHRLIYLVAEAVATDAQAFVQQKAKWENARRAGRSYIARAVIDSWRDSAGTLWAPNTQVPVSLPDMDAEESLVISEVTFRRTNEAGTTAELVCMRKEAFTPEPIVLQPVNAAELI
- a CDS encoding DNA circularization N-terminal domain-containing protein, whose translation is MIQPASFRGVPFAVTGSDLQGGRRLAKHQYPGRDTPWNEDMGRAARSFRLRGFVLDGDILTAGGTIDAQRAALITAVEKAGEGTLIHPTLGSLTVKVDQYSIGEGLGANSYSEVEIIFAESGTQTFPTASASSSLSTTAASELSDAAKSDGVSAIAAAASAGDLIDDAINEVSEIFDAVQATVIDATAMFRIAAELLGNFGRYNAGANAGITGSNASPYAAGTTVADLVPMASEKREAVNTAAASALATLKAADLSAADDFADALATMVDALVAAFADPADAIRLLLALIADVLALPSDDLASAIAQMLANILARALTSVCATYQPQSADDAAARISEIATVLDNLMTTAADAGADSSFAALRQCRGAVVTDLRTRGATLASLKTFTFNAPCPPSSSPSGSMPIRPARMSW
- a CDS encoding phage tail tip lysozyme, coding for MVDEVAKLGVGIVGDDRTASAFSSVEKRAEKSRKRVSEINRKADNDNQRRVSNSTRTVLGSIAKVEKATSRVLGGRSLLSGLAGRMTGLSEASSALGEGFAGASLAGEGLAATALGVAGAVGGTIAILGAATYAAFKFGDGWAKSTAQLSRTAEVVGVSTKAMTEFDAAAQRAGAQKGAGVAGMSSLNQTLNDARYGRNSQALAVLRRVGVGMKLNKDGTVDTAAMLPVIANAMRRQNSSGRRTLARYLGISDDLIPAFSQGGKQLAADMKDADKNAVVVEDSVGKKARAADRKRVLSDQSIDAAKYEAGRRVSDMTSGNLGDVRDKTMQAFNDAVHGEFKSASKRLGEASDSLDKASETLGEKIWKHTDPILGHVTAMADRARIWGSGSSPSFGSAPAKRLSEAMQAYMSMGWSKEAGAGIAASEWAESSSNAHPRHNAGHAGAYQWDATRQANFRRVIGKSVDDPTVTLKENREFANWELHHTHKKAGDALRKAKTASEAAEIVSRMYEMTDDGDYQAARRADIAESIVQTPTDPQKVQVHVTVENGKATKVKTTTGSGSKAAVSHAMVN
- a CDS encoding phage tail assembly protein, with the protein product MSDDANTAPEAEDLPETLTITLRKPVEHNGLKIDEIMLREPTADEWKRWDGLTGAECDITAVSTVAGIPLAAAHKLGVRDLLQGSRYIGRFLD
- a CDS encoding phage tail tube protein, which gives rise to MSNLIAGFAYITIDGTSYAIAGEGTYRLSTAKRETLIGQDGVHGYAETPASGMISWKGRDSGSLSISDLSDAVDATIQLELANGKNIIARNAWRSGDPVEVSSEDATFTVQFESADVTEA
- a CDS encoding phage tail sheath subtilisin-like domain-containing protein produces the protein MTIPFSNIPSNLRVPLFYAEIDPRYANTTPLAQRGLLIGQMSEAGTFTPNVPIQMTSVLDAADGAGAGSVLAQMITAWRANDASGEVWVLPIADANGATAATGTLTVTGTATASGSIPLYIAGTLIAVTVSIGDTATIAGANIATAINAASVPVTAVAAAGVVTLTARNKGTVGNEVDLRLAYLGAAGGESVPAGLAIAIVAMANGATDPTITDAVAALGDKTYDFIATGLNDSTTLDILKTLLADTTGRWSPTQQLYGHVFAAKSGTAGTLAALGVARNDQHLSIIGFADSPSPHWVWAAGIAGQAAVSLRDDPALPLQYLTCAGILAPPIASRFSFPVRNATLLYSGISTWTADTSNNIVLENIVTTYVTNADGNADNSYLEVETLFTLMYVLRFMRSRIETKFGRVKLAADGTRVIAGSKVVTPKTIRADQIAAYRELEEAGFVQNADDFAKNLIVEKNATNPNRVDVLWPGTLIDQLRVFAMLVQFRLT